From one Catenuloplanes nepalensis genomic stretch:
- the rffA gene encoding dTDP-4-amino-4,6-dideoxygalactose transaminase — MTATTTHTLTGIPFNRPYLCGLEREYVGEAIGIGALSGDGPFTARATGLLTRLVDAPEALLATSCTHALEMAAILLDLRPGDEVIMPSFTFVSTANAFALRGAVPVFVDCRPDTLNLDERLIEDAVTSRTRAIVVVHYGGVGCEMSAIAAIAARHGLPVIEDNAHGLGGSYHGRPLGSFGALATQSFHVTKNVQCGEGGALIFNDLSYFSRAEVVREKGTNRSQFFRGMVDKYRWVDVGSSYLPADLLAAFLTAQLEAFDDIQRRRHAIWSAYDTRLAAWAASTGVQRPVVPVGCEHPAHLYQLLMHDLTDRQEFIRHLGHRGIQATFHYQPLHAAPAGRRFGRTTPAGCPVTDDIADRLVRLPLFAGMTATELDQVTDAVLSYRR; from the coding sequence GTGACCGCGACGACGACCCATACCCTGACCGGAATCCCGTTCAACCGGCCCTACCTGTGCGGGCTGGAACGGGAGTACGTCGGCGAGGCGATCGGCATCGGCGCGCTCTCCGGTGACGGACCGTTCACCGCGCGCGCCACCGGCCTGCTGACCCGCCTCGTCGACGCGCCGGAGGCGCTGCTGGCCACCTCCTGCACGCACGCGCTGGAGATGGCCGCGATCCTGCTCGACCTCCGGCCCGGCGACGAAGTGATCATGCCGTCGTTCACGTTCGTCTCCACCGCGAACGCGTTCGCGCTGCGCGGCGCGGTCCCGGTCTTCGTCGACTGCCGGCCGGACACGCTCAACCTGGACGAGCGGCTGATCGAGGACGCGGTCACCTCCCGTACCCGCGCGATCGTGGTCGTGCACTACGGCGGCGTCGGCTGCGAGATGTCCGCGATCGCCGCGATCGCGGCCCGCCACGGCCTGCCCGTGATCGAGGACAACGCGCACGGGCTGGGCGGCAGCTACCACGGCCGGCCGCTCGGCTCGTTCGGCGCGCTGGCCACGCAGAGCTTCCACGTCACCAAGAACGTGCAGTGCGGCGAGGGCGGCGCGCTGATCTTCAACGACCTCAGTTACTTCTCCCGCGCCGAGGTCGTCCGGGAGAAGGGCACGAACCGCAGCCAGTTCTTCCGCGGCATGGTCGACAAATATCGCTGGGTCGACGTCGGCTCGTCCTACCTGCCCGCGGACCTGCTGGCCGCGTTCCTCACCGCCCAGCTGGAGGCGTTCGACGACATCCAGCGCCGCCGCCACGCGATCTGGTCCGCCTACGACACCCGGCTGGCCGCCTGGGCCGCCTCGACCGGCGTCCAGCGCCCGGTGGTGCCGGTCGGCTGCGAGCACCCCGCCCACCTCTACCAGCTGCTGATGCACGACCTCACCGACCGGCAGGAGTTCATCCGTCACCTCGGCCACCGCGGCATCCAGGCCACCTTCCACTACCAGCCCCTGCACGCGGCCCCGGCCGGCCGCCGCTTCGGCCGCACCACCCCGGCCGGCTGCCCGGTCACCGACGACATCGCCGACCGCCTCGTCCGCCTCCCCCTCTTCGCCGGCATGACCGCCACCGAACTCGACCAGGTCACCGACGCCGTGCTCAGTTACCGGCGGTGA